Proteins encoded in a region of the Halarcobacter mediterraneus genome:
- a CDS encoding tetratricopeptide repeat protein codes for MSLKDNVDYVKEELSSEEKFLESFVKVERIYKKYKMLIILAVVVILGLAIGLYTTKTIQEKQKKEANIAFNQFLENNQDKDALKTLEENNKQLFQIAKYIQAKKENKTYDIEVKFFKEIAAYQKALDENSIDKLNAVSMEKDFLLKEFAIFNKALLQAKEGKYEDAKATLKLIPEDSQVNDLATSLKHFLVTK; via the coding sequence ATAATGTTGACTATGTAAAAGAAGAACTAAGTAGTGAAGAGAAGTTTCTGGAAAGCTTTGTAAAAGTTGAAAGAATTTATAAAAAATATAAAATGTTAATTATTTTAGCAGTTGTTGTTATTTTAGGTCTTGCAATTGGTTTATATACTACAAAAACTATTCAAGAAAAACAAAAAAAAGAAGCAAATATTGCATTCAATCAATTTCTTGAAAATAATCAAGATAAAGATGCATTAAAAACTTTAGAAGAAAACAATAAACAGCTTTTTCAAATTGCAAAATATATTCAAGCTAAAAAAGAAAATAAAACTTATGATATTGAAGTTAAGTTTTTTAAAGAAATTGCAGCTTATCAAAAAGCTTTAGATGAAAATAGTATTGATAAATTAAATGCTGTTTCTATGGAAAAAGATTTTTTATTAAAAGAGTTCGCAATTTTTAATAAAGCTCTACTGCAAGCTAAAGAAGGAAAATATGAAGATGCAAAAGCAACTTTAAAATTAATTCCTGAAGATTCACAAGTTAATGATTTAGCTACTTCATTAAAACATTTTTTAGTAACAAAATAA
- a CDS encoding tRNA pseudouridine(13) synthase TruD, which produces MIKREYIQKHKPIKFKFYQNIDDFIVEENPIRFTQRGNFIVMKIKKQELGTWDLLDTLARNLKIYENEIGYAGLKDKNATTTQYISIPKKYSKELKKFKHKKVTILDTVLHSNKLSIGDLESNSFTINLHEVQLEDLGKIEKILKQISKIGMPNYFGYQRFGIDAEENFEKAKNLIYGDLIIKDRKLSKMLISMYQSYFFNSWLVERLKLSDDEYKLLDGDVFKQYSNNKFFTPKSLNDSIIKDFTNKKIMFTGLLPGRKVFRSLSKARQIEEKFDDLYIQEKGLRRDALVYPKDISVNYNKENKVCTLRFTLPKGSYATVLIENIANRNLRV; this is translated from the coding sequence ATGATAAAAAGAGAATATATACAAAAACATAAACCAATAAAGTTTAAATTCTATCAGAATATTGATGATTTTATAGTTGAAGAAAATCCTATAAGATTTACACAACGTGGAAATTTTATTGTTATGAAAATAAAAAAACAAGAGTTAGGTACTTGGGATTTACTTGATACTCTAGCTAGAAATCTTAAAATTTATGAAAATGAAATTGGTTATGCTGGATTAAAAGATAAAAATGCAACTACAACACAATATATCTCTATTCCTAAAAAATATTCAAAAGAATTAAAAAAATTCAAACATAAAAAAGTGACTATTTTAGATACAGTTTTACACTCAAATAAATTAAGTATTGGTGATTTAGAGTCAAATAGTTTTACTATAAATTTACATGAAGTGCAACTAGAAGATTTAGGAAAGATTGAAAAAATATTGAAGCAAATTTCTAAAATTGGAATGCCAAATTACTTTGGATATCAAAGATTTGGAATAGATGCAGAAGAAAATTTTGAAAAAGCAAAAAATCTTATATATGGAGATCTAATAATAAAAGATAGAAAATTATCTAAAATGTTAATTTCTATGTATCAAAGTTATTTTTTTAATTCATGGTTAGTTGAACGATTAAAGTTAAGTGACGATGAATATAAACTTTTAGATGGCGATGTTTTTAAACAATATTCAAATAATAAATTTTTTACTCCAAAAAGTTTAAATGATTCTATTATTAAGGACTTTACAAATAAAAAAATTATGTTTACAGGATTACTTCCTGGAAGAAAAGTTTTTAGAAGTCTTAGTAAAGCAAGACAAATAGAAGAGAAGTTTGATGATTTGTATATTCAAGAAAAAGGATTAAGACGTGATGCTCTTGTTTATCCTAAAGATATTAGTGTAAATTATAATAAAGAAAATAAAGTTTGTACTCTAAGGTTTACTTTGCCCAAAGGCTCTTATGCAACAGTATTGATTGAGAATATTGCTAATAGGAATTTAAGAGTATAA
- a CDS encoding nucleotide pyrophosphohydrolase codes for MDMQQIEDIIKNFSTQRDWEKFHNPKNLAMALSVEASELVEIFQWLDLKEAENLSEEKKQHTKEELADIAVYLIRLCMKFNINLEEAIIEKMKKNEKKYPLTDEYGQKILYGKKN; via the coding sequence ATGGATATGCAACAAATAGAAGATATTATTAAAAATTTTTCCACTCAAAGAGACTGGGAAAAGTTTCATAATCCAAAAAACTTGGCAATGGCACTTAGTGTTGAAGCCTCTGAATTAGTAGAAATTTTTCAATGGCTTGATTTAAAAGAAGCAGAAAACTTATCAGAAGAAAAAAAGCAGCATACAAAAGAAGAACTTGCAGATATTGCAGTTTATCTAATAAGATTATGTATGAAATTTAATATCAATTTAGAAGAAGCTATTATAGAGAAAATGAAAAAAAATGAAAAAAAATATCCTTTAACTGATGAATATGGTCAAAAAATTTTATATGGGAAAAAAAATTAA
- a CDS encoding nucleoside 2-deoxyribosyltransferase yields MKKIYIAGPDVFEQDSIQIGEEYTELCKKYGYEGLYPLDNVINFKQEKKKIAQDIFIANKKLIDSCDIVIANLNSFRGKECDSGTAWECGYASALGKKVYAYLKRTSSYQGQFSYDEKMSSKDGFVDLNGRIIENFDYPVNLMLACSVEKIIIGNFENVLQNLD; encoded by the coding sequence ATGAAAAAGATTTACATTGCTGGTCCAGATGTTTTTGAGCAAGATTCAATACAAATTGGAGAAGAATACACAGAACTATGTAAAAAATATGGATATGAAGGTTTATACCCATTGGATAATGTAATTAACTTCAAACAAGAAAAAAAGAAAATTGCACAAGATATTTTTATTGCAAATAAAAAACTTATCGACTCATGCGATATTGTAATTGCAAACTTAAACTCTTTTAGAGGGAAAGAGTGTGATAGTGGCACAGCTTGGGAATGTGGTTATGCTAGTGCTTTAGGTAAAAAAGTTTATGCTTATTTAAAGAGAACAAGCTCTTATCAAGGTCAATTTTCATATGATGAAAAAATGTCAAGTAAAGATGGCTTTGTTGATTTAAATGGTAGAATTATTGAAAACTTTGACTATCCTGTAAATTTAATGTTAGCTTGCAGTGTTGAAAAAATTATTATAGGAAATTTTGAAAATGTATTACAGAATTTAGATTAA